Proteins encoded by one window of Clostridium perfringens:
- a CDS encoding CdaR family transcriptional regulator, translating to MLNRELAQNIVNKMMEVIPYNVNIMNHKGVIIGSGDSSRIGMIHNGALEALRVKKVVEISKDGDKVKSGVNSPIFFREKAIGVIGITGNPKNVRQFTQLVTVTAELLINQEYTLNKHIVKERLKEEFIYEWLYSKEAYDLEFIQRGANVGIDISLDRIILVLEFQKDQFKEIIKKIKRFIKEDEYYINLTSNRIVVILLDNNLLFKRLKELKEIMSDTNSKIGLSSKHKIISKSMNEAVEAVDIGSKLYKNEFFYDYKKVKVFSYLDNFLDEEEWKIIKNKILEENMGEELLETFISYMKHSGERKKTAESLHIHRNTLNYRLERIEEITGLSFDNYLDLFQFLIAYIVSQLK from the coding sequence ATGTTAAATAGGGAACTGGCTCAAAATATAGTTAATAAAATGATGGAGGTTATTCCTTACAATGTAAACATAATGAATCATAAGGGAGTAATAATAGGTAGTGGTGATTCAAGTAGAATAGGAATGATACATAATGGTGCTTTAGAAGCCTTAAGGGTAAAAAAGGTGGTTGAAATATCTAAAGATGGGGACAAGGTGAAATCTGGAGTTAATTCACCTATATTTTTTAGAGAAAAAGCTATAGGGGTTATTGGTATAACAGGAAATCCTAAAAATGTTAGGCAATTTACACAGCTTGTAACTGTTACTGCTGAACTTTTAATAAATCAAGAATACACTTTGAATAAACATATAGTTAAAGAAAGATTGAAAGAGGAATTTATTTATGAATGGCTTTATTCAAAAGAGGCCTATGACTTAGAATTTATTCAAAGGGGAGCCAATGTAGGTATTGATATATCATTAGATAGAATAATACTTGTATTGGAGTTTCAGAAAGATCAATTTAAGGAAATAATTAAAAAAATAAAAAGGTTCATAAAAGAAGATGAGTACTATATAAATTTAACTTCAAATAGAATAGTTGTAATTTTGTTAGATAATAATTTGCTCTTTAAGAGGTTGAAAGAATTAAAGGAAATTATGAGTGACACAAATTCTAAGATAGGATTAAGCTCAAAACATAAAATTATATCAAAATCTATGAATGAGGCAGTGGAAGCAGTAGATATAGGAAGTAAATTATATAAAAATGAGTTCTTTTATGATTATAAAAAAGTAAAGGTTTTTAGTTACTTAGATAATTTTTTAGATGAAGAGGAATGGAAAATTATTAAAAACAAGATATTAGAGGAAAATATGGGAGAAGAATTATTAGAAACCTTTATATCTTATATGAAGCATAGTGGAGAGAGAAAAAAGACCGCAGAATCCTTACATATACATAGAAATACATTGAATTATAGACTAGAGAGAATTGAGGAAATAACAGGCTTAAGCTTTGATAATTATTTAGATTTATTTCAATTTTTGATTGCATATATAGTAAGTCAATTAAAATAA
- a CDS encoding glycerate kinase: MKFVLAPDSFKESMTSMEACNAMERGIKKVFKDAECIKVPMADGGEGTVEALVHATFGRIERVNVTGPLGNKVEAFYGVLGNGKTAVIEMASASGIQLVKREERNPLITTTFGTGELIKAALDQGIKHLVIGIGGSATNDGGCGMLQALGGKLLDKDGNQIAFGGGALKDIESIDLSSLDERLKEVSIEVACDVTNPLIGEKGASAVFGPQKGATKEIVKELDSNLAHYASVIKKDLGKEVSHIEGSGAAGGLGAALLLLGGELKRGIELVIKHTELAEKVKGADFVFTGEGSIDDQTIYGKTPMGVATVAKENGVSTIAFSGKVGEGIEGLYEIGIKSIFSIMTGVSTLDEALKEGSRNLELTTENVVRLLK; encoded by the coding sequence ATGAAATTTGTATTAGCACCAGATTCATTCAAGGAAAGTATGACTTCAATGGAAGCCTGTAATGCTATGGAAAGAGGAATTAAAAAGGTCTTTAAAGATGCAGAATGCATAAAGGTTCCAATGGCTGACGGTGGAGAGGGAACTGTAGAAGCCTTAGTTCATGCTACCTTTGGAAGAATAGAAAGAGTAAATGTTACTGGACCTTTAGGAAATAAGGTGGAAGCTTTTTATGGAGTCTTAGGTAATGGAAAGACTGCTGTCATAGAAATGGCTAGTGCTTCAGGAATTCAACTTGTTAAGAGAGAAGAAAGAAATCCTTTAATAACAACAACTTTTGGAACTGGAGAGCTTATAAAGGCTGCATTAGATCAAGGAATAAAACATTTAGTTATAGGAATAGGTGGAAGTGCCACTAATGATGGAGGTTGTGGAATGCTTCAAGCCTTAGGTGGAAAACTTTTAGACAAGGATGGAAATCAAATAGCCTTTGGTGGAGGAGCATTAAAAGATATAGAAAGTATTGATTTAAGTTCTTTAGATGAAAGACTAAAGGAAGTATCAATAGAAGTAGCTTGTGATGTAACTAATCCATTAATAGGAGAAAAAGGAGCCTCAGCAGTATTTGGTCCTCAAAAGGGAGCAACTAAAGAGATTGTTAAAGAATTAGATAGTAATCTAGCTCATTACGCTTCAGTAATAAAAAAAGACCTAGGAAAAGAAGTTTCACACATAGAAGGTTCTGGTGCTGCTGGAGGATTAGGTGCCGCTTTATTACTATTAGGTGGAGAATTAAAAAGAGGTATAGAGCTTGTAATAAAACATACAGAGTTAGCTGAAAAGGTAAAGGGAGCAGACTTTGTATTTACTGGTGAAGGAAGTATAGATGATCAAACTATATATGGAAAAACACCAATGGGAGTTGCTACTGTGGCTAAGGAGAATGGAGTTTCTACAATTGCCTTTTCAGGAAAGGTTGGAGAGGGAATAGAAGGCCTTTATGAAATAGGTATAAAGAGTATATTTAGTATAATGACTGGAGTTTCAACTTTAGATGAAGCTTTAAAAGAAGGAAGTAGAAATTTAGAATTAACAACTGAAAATGTAGTTAGACTTTTAAAATAA
- a CDS encoding GNAT family N-acetyltransferase, translating to MINHKGTKCISTERITLRPFCYDDAENMFKNWVNDPEVTKYLSWTPHENLNVTKECLDTWIKAYESDENYNWAITLKENPNEVIGSIGAVFIDNYLEQAHIGYCLSKKYWNKGIVSESLKEVLSYLFQCGFTRIEAIHHVLNPASGQVMKKCGMKFEGILRKARKDNKGEFFDIAQYALLKTDLE from the coding sequence TTGATAAATCATAAAGGAACAAAATGCATTTCAACGGAAAGAATAACTCTTAGACCTTTTTGTTATGATGATGCTGAAAATATGTTTAAAAACTGGGTAAACGATCCTGAAGTTACAAAATATCTGTCTTGGACTCCCCATGAAAATTTAAATGTGACTAAGGAATGCTTAGATACTTGGATTAAAGCCTATGAGTCTGATGAAAACTATAACTGGGCAATAACCTTAAAAGAAAATCCAAATGAGGTTATTGGAAGTATTGGTGCAGTATTTATTGATAATTATTTAGAACAAGCTCACATAGGTTATTGTCTTAGCAAAAAATATTGGAATAAGGGAATAGTAAGTGAATCTTTAAAGGAAGTTCTTTCTTATTTATTCCAATGTGGTTTCACAAGAATAGAAGCAATACACCATGTTCTTAATCCTGCTTCTGGACAAGTTATGAAAAAATGTGGCATGAAATTTGAGGGCATACTTAGAAAAGCTAGAAAGGATAATAAAGGTGAATTTTTTGATATAGCTCAATATGCTCTATTAAAAACAGATTTAGAATAA
- a CDS encoding DEAD/DEAH box helicase, protein MKFNELNLSEDIIKALNNLGYKNPSEVQEASIPKLLKGEDIIVKSQTGSGKTASFGIPLCEKINIEEKKVQCLVLTPTRELAIQVKDELSNIGRIKKVRCAAIFGKQPFNEQIRELKQRVHIVVGTPGRVFDHMERGTLDLSEVNYVVIDEADKMLSMGFIDQIKDILGELRLNKTTALFSATFSKEIEEICEEYMRNPMLLEVKSKVFNRDRIEESAIEIEEKNKGKALWKCLYAYHPESAIVFCNTRNKVKSVYKMLKDEGITCNELHGDMEQKKRIEVMENFRDKHFKVLVCTDIAARGIHVDSIELVINYEVPMETESYVHRIGRTGRAGREGKAITFVNHYEKKYLENVEEYIGYEIRKASLPSDEEVKAGRKIFKESQKVQLKESKKPKKEVHGDIVKIHVNGGKKKKIRAFDIVGCFSNLPGLTGEDIGIIDVQDGFSYVDILNGKGDKVLKSFKEVTIKGKKVKIQKARK, encoded by the coding sequence ATGAAATTTAATGAATTAAATTTAAGTGAGGATATTATTAAAGCACTTAATAATTTAGGATATAAAAATCCATCAGAGGTTCAGGAAGCTTCTATTCCAAAGTTATTAAAGGGTGAAGATATAATAGTTAAGTCTCAAACTGGTAGTGGTAAAACTGCAAGTTTTGGAATACCTCTTTGTGAAAAGATAAATATTGAAGAAAAAAAGGTTCAGTGTCTAGTTTTAACACCAACTAGAGAGTTAGCAATTCAAGTTAAAGATGAACTTTCTAATATAGGAAGAATAAAAAAGGTTAGATGTGCGGCTATATTTGGGAAACAACCTTTTAATGAGCAAATTAGAGAGCTTAAACAAAGAGTACATATAGTAGTAGGAACTCCAGGAAGAGTATTTGATCATATGGAAAGAGGAACTTTAGACTTAAGTGAAGTTAACTATGTAGTTATAGATGAAGCTGATAAAATGCTTTCAATGGGATTTATTGATCAAATAAAGGACATATTAGGAGAATTAAGATTAAACAAAACCACTGCATTATTTTCTGCTACATTTTCTAAAGAAATAGAGGAAATATGTGAAGAGTATATGAGAAATCCTATGCTTTTAGAGGTTAAATCAAAAGTATTCAATAGAGATAGAATAGAAGAAAGTGCAATTGAAATAGAGGAGAAAAATAAGGGTAAAGCTTTATGGAAATGCCTTTATGCTTATCATCCAGAGAGTGCTATAGTATTTTGTAATACAAGAAATAAGGTTAAGTCTGTTTACAAAATGCTTAAGGATGAGGGAATAACTTGTAATGAACTTCATGGAGATATGGAGCAAAAGAAGCGTATTGAGGTTATGGAAAACTTTAGAGATAAGCACTTTAAAGTATTAGTTTGTACTGATATAGCAGCTAGAGGAATTCATGTAGATAGTATAGAACTTGTTATAAACTATGAGGTTCCAATGGAAACAGAAAGCTATGTTCATAGAATAGGGAGAACTGGTAGAGCAGGAAGAGAAGGAAAGGCTATTACTTTTGTAAATCATTATGAGAAGAAATATTTAGAGAATGTTGAAGAATATATTGGCTATGAAATAAGAAAAGCAAGTCTTCCTTCTGATGAAGAAGTTAAAGCTGGAAGAAAAATATTTAAGGAAAGTCAAAAGGTTCAATTAAAAGAGAGTAAGAAACCTAAGAAAGAAGTTCATGGTGATATAGTTAAAATACATGTTAATGGCGGAAAGAAAAAGAAAATAAGAGCCTTTGACATTGTTGGATGTTTTAGTAATTTACCAGGTTTAACAGGAGAAGATATTGGAATAATAGATGTTCAAGATGGTTTTTCTTATGTTGATATATTAAATGGAAAAGGTGATAAAGTTTTAAAGAGCTTTAAGGAAGTTACTATAAAGGGTAAAAAAGTAAAAATACAAAAAGCAAGAAAATAA
- a CDS encoding GntP family permease, whose product MNVTVTALGAVIALVIAITLIIKKVHPAYGLILGALIGGLVGGAGLTGTVNLMMDGAKNMMPSILRILTAGVLAGVLIESGAAAKIAETIVEKIGESRALIALAIATMVLTMVGVFVDVSVITVSPIALAIAHKSGLSKPAILLAMVGGGKAGNIMSPNPNTIAAADNLGVSLTNVMIAGIVPAIFGVIITCILASRIKQKGSLVESDEHMKELTDMPGFLPAMVGPLVAIILLMLRPIAGIAIDPLIALPVGGICGILAMGKIKHINKYATYGLAKMSGVAILLIGTGTLAGIIANSGLKDVIISGINALGLPSFMLAPVSGILMSAATASTTSGTAVATSVFGPTIVQLGVAPLATAAMIHAGATVLDHLPHGSFFHATGGSVSMDMKERLKLIPYESLVGLTMTIVSTIIFGIILK is encoded by the coding sequence GTGAATGTAACAGTTACAGCTTTAGGTGCAGTAATTGCATTAGTTATTGCAATCACTCTTATCATAAAAAAGGTTCATCCAGCATACGGACTTATATTAGGAGCTTTAATAGGTGGACTTGTTGGTGGAGCAGGACTAACAGGGACAGTTAATTTAATGATGGATGGAGCCAAAAATATGATGCCTTCTATCCTTAGAATACTTACAGCAGGGGTACTAGCTGGGGTTTTAATTGAATCAGGAGCGGCAGCCAAGATTGCAGAGACAATAGTTGAGAAGATTGGAGAATCAAGAGCTCTTATAGCCTTAGCAATAGCTACTATGGTTTTAACAATGGTTGGAGTTTTTGTAGACGTTTCAGTAATAACAGTATCTCCAATAGCTTTAGCAATAGCTCACAAATCAGGTTTAAGTAAACCAGCTATATTATTAGCTATGGTTGGTGGAGGTAAGGCAGGAAATATAATGTCTCCAAACCCAAATACCATTGCGGCAGCAGATAATTTAGGAGTTTCATTAACTAATGTTATGATAGCAGGTATAGTACCAGCTATATTTGGAGTTATAATTACATGTATATTAGCAAGTAGAATAAAACAAAAAGGTTCTTTAGTAGAATCTGATGAACATATGAAAGAGTTAACAGATATGCCTGGATTTTTACCAGCCATGGTTGGACCATTAGTAGCAATAATCTTATTAATGTTAAGACCAATAGCAGGCATTGCTATAGATCCATTAATAGCTTTACCAGTAGGTGGTATATGCGGAATACTAGCTATGGGAAAAATTAAGCATATTAACAAATATGCAACATATGGACTAGCTAAGATGAGTGGAGTAGCTATACTTTTAATAGGTACAGGTACTTTAGCAGGAATAATTGCTAACTCAGGATTAAAGGACGTTATTATAAGTGGAATAAATGCTTTAGGATTACCAAGCTTTATGTTAGCTCCAGTTTCAGGAATACTTATGTCAGCGGCAACTGCCTCTACTACTTCAGGAACAGCGGTGGCTACATCAGTATTTGGACCAACAATTGTTCAATTAGGAGTGGCACCACTTGCTACAGCAGCTATGATACATGCTGGGGCTACAGTTTTAGATCACTTACCTCATGGAAGCTTCTTTCACGCTACTGGTGGAAGTGTTTCAATGGATATGAAAGAGAGACTTAAACTTATACCATATGAATCTTTAGTTGGATTAACAATGACAATTGTATCAACTATAATATTTGGAATAATATTAAAATAG
- a CDS encoding alpha-mannosidase produces the protein MLFQINERKNIVNGLCEKLEKAIYNVVAPLEIDMYITKEPVSYENRLTGEYKKGVIGESWGELWDCGWFNFKGEVPKSYEGEKIVLLIDISGEAFVVDKNGNPMRGLTTLNSEFDLSLGMPGKREVPMFERAEGGEVIDIWADCACNDLFGKYRDNGIIKDAYIATCNEEVKALYYDVEVLHELMNQLPEDSARYHTILNALYEASKVLSIKTGMSGCDFLKDGVVTQQEVTILNEEEVKKAREILKKELDKKGGDPSLSVSAIGHAHIDLAWLWPIRETIRKGARTYSTVLANMEKYPEYVFGASQPQIYQWMKEYYPDLYGRIKERIEDGRWEAQGGMWVEPDTNVPSGESLVRQLLYGKRYFREEFKKEMDTLWLPDVFGYSAALPQILKKSGVDYFMTIKLSWNNHNQFPHHTFVWEGLDGSRVLSHMPPEGTYNSSAAPRAVAKSEKAFLDKGLSDECLMLFGIGDGGGGPGEEHLERLRRERNINGIAPVKQEPSSNFFKRIEKDIDKYSVWSGELYLEKHQGTYTTHGKNKKYNRKMEIALKNLELAAMQAKVLGKGEYPQEEIEKVWKEVLLYQFHDILPGSSIGRVYDESVEAYEKMLANVEGMTEKLYRDILESADSKEEGAILVNSLSWSREQWIKLYDRWTKVNLNSLSGEIIKKEEIEPYCEISTLKVSENNLENGLVKVEFNENGTIARIFDKELNKEVLRDEKGNELRVYEDNGDAWDFSGVYEDRPSEIFELVKSEVIVDGPKATIKQNYKYGDSTLVQEISILEGSKRIDFKTKVDWKENGKMLRTSFNTNVYTREADCEIQFGTIKRPTHGNTSWDMAKGEICAQRWIDLSQRDYGVALINDSKYGHNVSETKIDLNLLRSPGYPDPNADRGEHEFTYCLFPHRGDYIEGNVVHEAHEVNAPIQVIYSENLGENLVKEAMASIDCENVIIDTIKKAEDGDQMIIRLYECHGEDAKAKVNINVPYEKVEMVNLIEDSIDGKELNKETMHLTFKPFEVHTLKVTLK, from the coding sequence ATGTTATTTCAGATAAATGAACGCAAGAATATTGTAAACGGTTTGTGTGAGAAGCTAGAAAAGGCAATATACAATGTGGTTGCGCCTTTAGAAATAGATATGTATATAACTAAGGAGCCAGTAAGTTATGAAAATAGACTAACTGGAGAGTATAAAAAAGGAGTTATAGGAGAGTCTTGGGGAGAACTTTGGGACTGTGGTTGGTTTAACTTTAAGGGAGAAGTACCTAAAAGTTATGAAGGAGAAAAGATTGTCCTTTTAATAGATATAAGTGGAGAAGCCTTTGTGGTAGATAAGAATGGAAATCCTATGAGAGGGCTTACAACTTTAAACTCAGAGTTTGATTTAAGCTTAGGAATGCCAGGTAAGAGAGAGGTTCCTATGTTTGAGAGAGCTGAAGGTGGAGAAGTTATAGATATATGGGCAGATTGTGCATGTAACGATTTGTTTGGTAAATATAGAGATAATGGAATTATAAAAGATGCATATATTGCAACTTGTAATGAAGAAGTAAAGGCTCTTTATTATGATGTAGAGGTTTTACATGAACTTATGAATCAATTACCAGAAGATAGTGCTAGATATCATACTATATTAAATGCTCTTTATGAAGCATCAAAGGTATTAAGTATTAAAACTGGAATGAGTGGATGTGATTTCTTAAAGGACGGAGTTGTTACTCAACAAGAAGTTACAATCTTAAATGAAGAAGAAGTTAAAAAAGCCAGAGAAATTTTAAAGAAAGAATTAGATAAAAAAGGTGGAGATCCTTCACTTTCAGTTTCAGCTATTGGACATGCTCATATAGATTTAGCTTGGTTATGGCCAATAAGGGAAACTATAAGAAAGGGAGCTAGAACATATTCAACAGTTTTAGCTAATATGGAAAAATATCCTGAGTATGTATTTGGAGCAAGCCAACCTCAAATTTATCAGTGGATGAAAGAATACTATCCAGATTTATATGGAAGAATTAAAGAAAGAATAGAAGATGGAAGATGGGAAGCTCAAGGAGGTATGTGGGTTGAACCAGATACTAATGTTCCATCAGGAGAATCTTTAGTAAGACAATTATTATATGGAAAGAGATATTTTAGAGAAGAATTCAAAAAAGAGATGGATACTTTATGGCTTCCAGACGTATTTGGATATTCAGCAGCTCTTCCACAAATTCTTAAAAAGAGTGGTGTAGATTATTTCATGACAATTAAATTATCATGGAACAATCATAACCAATTTCCACATCATACCTTTGTTTGGGAAGGATTAGATGGAAGTAGAGTATTATCACATATGCCACCAGAGGGAACTTATAATAGCTCAGCTGCACCAAGGGCTGTTGCTAAATCAGAGAAAGCTTTCTTAGATAAAGGCTTATCAGATGAATGCTTAATGCTATTTGGAATTGGTGATGGAGGCGGTGGACCAGGAGAAGAGCATTTAGAGAGATTAAGAAGAGAAAGAAATATAAATGGAATAGCTCCTGTTAAGCAAGAACCTTCAAGCAATTTCTTTAAGAGAATAGAAAAGGATATAGATAAATACAGTGTGTGGAGTGGAGAGTTATATTTAGAGAAACACCAAGGAACTTACACTACACATGGTAAGAATAAAAAATATAATAGAAAGATGGAAATAGCTCTTAAGAACTTAGAGTTAGCAGCAATGCAAGCTAAAGTTTTAGGAAAGGGAGAATATCCTCAAGAGGAAATAGAAAAAGTTTGGAAGGAAGTTCTTTTATATCAATTCCATGATATTTTACCAGGATCATCCATAGGCAGAGTTTATGATGAGTCAGTAGAAGCTTATGAAAAGATGCTTGCTAATGTAGAAGGAATGACTGAAAAGTTATATAGAGATATTTTAGAAAGTGCAGATAGTAAAGAAGAGGGAGCTATATTAGTAAACTCTTTATCATGGAGTAGAGAGCAATGGATTAAGCTTTATGATAGATGGACAAAGGTTAACTTAAACTCTTTAAGTGGAGAAATAATTAAAAAAGAAGAAATTGAGCCATATTGTGAAATTTCAACTTTAAAAGTTTCAGAAAATAACTTAGAAAATGGATTAGTTAAAGTTGAGTTTAATGAAAATGGAACAATTGCAAGAATTTTTGATAAAGAATTAAATAAAGAAGTCTTAAGAGATGAAAAAGGAAATGAACTTAGAGTTTATGAAGATAATGGAGATGCTTGGGATTTCTCAGGAGTTTATGAAGATAGACCATCTGAAATTTTTGAGTTAGTAAAATCAGAAGTTATTGTAGATGGACCAAAGGCAACTATTAAGCAAAACTATAAATATGGAGATTCTACTTTAGTACAAGAAATAAGTATTTTAGAAGGTAGTAAGCGAATCGACTTTAAAACAAAGGTTGATTGGAAAGAAAATGGTAAGATGCTTAGAACATCTTTTAATACTAATGTTTATACTAGAGAGGCAGATTGTGAAATCCAATTTGGTACAATAAAGAGACCTACTCATGGAAATACTTCATGGGATATGGCTAAGGGGGAAATATGTGCTCAAAGATGGATAGATTTATCACAAAGGGATTATGGAGTTGCTTTAATAAATGATTCTAAGTATGGACACAATGTCTCAGAAACTAAAATAGACTTAAATCTATTAAGAAGTCCAGGATATCCAGATCCAAATGCTGATAGAGGAGAGCATGAATTTACTTATTGCTTATTCCCACACAGAGGAGACTATATTGAAGGAAATGTTGTTCATGAAGCTCATGAAGTTAATGCTCCAATACAAGTAATTTATAGTGAAAACTTAGGTGAAAACCTAGTTAAAGAAGCAATGGCTTCAATAGATTGTGAAAATGTAATAATTGATACAATTAAAAAAGCTGAAGATGGTGACCAAATGATAATCAGATTATATGAGTGTCATGGAGAAGATGCTAAGGCTAAAGTTAATATAAATGTTCCATATGAAAAGGTAGAAATGGTTAACTTAATAGAAGATAGCATAGATGGAAAAGAATTAAACAAAGAAACAATGCACCTTACATTTAAACCATTTGAAGTTCATACTTTAAAAGTAACATTAAAGTAA
- a CDS encoding iron-containing alcohol dehydrogenase yields the protein MNNFTFYNPTKINFGRGVESSVGEEIKSLGASKVLFHYGGGSIRKNGLYDRILDSLNKAGLHVIELGGVKPNPRLSLVKKGIELCKNSKVDFILAVGGGSVIDSAKAIALGVPYDGDVWDFFTKNIKIEKALPLGTVLTIPAAGSESSSGTVITNEDGWYKRSTGSPLLYPKFSMLNPELCVTLPEYQIAAGSADILAHLMERYFTNTKNVELIDRLIEGTMKTVINNVPKVLKNKEDYDSFAEVMWAGTIAHNNLLSTGRETDWASHNIEHELSGIYDVTHGAGLAVIFPAWMKFVYKHDLDRFNQFATRVFDVQVEDKTKEEVALEGIKKLEEFFKSINLPVTLKELEIGEDRLEEMAKKCTDNDEHTVGHFVELNTEDILEIYKLAL from the coding sequence ATGAATAATTTTACTTTTTATAATCCTACTAAAATTAACTTTGGTAGAGGGGTTGAATCCTCTGTTGGAGAAGAAATTAAAAGCTTAGGAGCTAGTAAAGTACTTTTTCATTATGGTGGAGGAAGTATTAGAAAAAATGGGTTATATGATAGAATTTTAGATTCTTTAAATAAAGCAGGATTACATGTAATAGAACTTGGAGGAGTTAAGCCTAATCCTAGATTAAGTTTAGTTAAAAAGGGAATAGAACTTTGTAAAAATAGTAAAGTTGATTTTATACTTGCTGTTGGGGGAGGAAGTGTTATTGACTCAGCTAAAGCTATAGCTCTTGGTGTTCCTTATGATGGAGATGTATGGGATTTCTTTACTAAGAATATTAAAATAGAAAAAGCTTTACCATTAGGTACAGTATTAACAATACCAGCGGCAGGAAGTGAATCAAGCTCAGGAACTGTTATAACTAATGAAGATGGATGGTATAAGAGATCAACAGGATCACCACTTTTATATCCTAAATTTTCAATGTTAAATCCAGAGCTATGTGTTACTTTACCAGAATATCAAATAGCAGCTGGAAGTGCAGATATTTTAGCACATTTAATGGAAAGATATTTTACAAATACAAAGAATGTTGAACTTATAGATAGATTAATTGAGGGAACAATGAAAACAGTAATAAATAATGTTCCTAAGGTATTAAAAAATAAGGAAGACTATGATAGCTTTGCAGAGGTTATGTGGGCTGGAACAATAGCACATAATAATCTTTTAAGCACAGGAAGAGAAACAGATTGGGCATCACATAATATAGAGCATGAATTAAGTGGAATATATGATGTTACTCACGGAGCAGGATTAGCTGTTATATTCCCAGCTTGGATGAAGTTTGTTTATAAACATGATTTAGATAGATTCAATCAATTTGCTACTAGAGTATTTGATGTTCAAGTTGAAGATAAAACTAAGGAAGAGGTTGCCTTAGAAGGAATTAAGAAACTTGAAGAATTCTTCAAATCAATAAATCTTCCAGTAACTTTAAAAGAGTTAGAAATAGGTGAAGATAGATTAGAAGAAATGGCTAAAAAATGCACAGATAATGATGAGCATACAGTAGGTCATTTTGTAGAATTAAACACAGAGGACATCCTTGAAATATACAAATTAGCTTTATAG
- the rbr gene encoding rubrerythrin, translated as MDLKGSKTEKNLLTAFAGESQARNKYTFYAEKARREGYNKIADIFEETAHNEMAHAKIWFKFLNDGTVGETLDNLKDAAGGENYEWTDMYAEFAKEAREEGFNEIAFILEKVGEIEKHHEERYLELYNLLKNGEIFKKDEKQLWRCQNCGFILESTVAPEKCPVCHHPKAYFELVCDKF; from the coding sequence ATGGATTTAAAAGGAAGTAAAACAGAAAAGAATCTTTTAACAGCCTTTGCTGGAGAGTCACAAGCTAGAAATAAATATACTTTCTATGCAGAGAAAGCTAGAAGAGAAGGATATAATAAGATAGCTGATATCTTTGAAGAAACTGCTCATAATGAGATGGCTCATGCAAAGATTTGGTTTAAGTTTTTAAATGATGGTACAGTTGGAGAAACTTTAGATAATCTAAAAGATGCAGCAGGTGGAGAAAACTATGAATGGACAGATATGTATGCTGAGTTTGCTAAAGAAGCAAGAGAAGAAGGTTTTAATGAAATAGCATTCATATTAGAAAAAGTAGGAGAAATAGAAAAGCACCATGAAGAAAGATATTTAGAATTATATAATCTATTGAAGAATGGTGAAATATTTAAAAAAGATGAAAAACAATTATGGAGATGTCAAAACTGTGGATTTATTTTAGAATCAACAGTAGCACCAGAAAAGTGTCCTGTTTGTCATCATCCAAAAGCATACTTTGAACTAGTTTGCGATAAATTCTAA